The Prevotella melaninogenica region GCTCTTTGCATCTTGTATGGGCGATAGCTACGCAGAGCCAGCTGAAACAGGTTCTGCACCATACGGCAACAATGAACTGACCGAAACAAATGTCATTTCTATTGCTCAGCTGAAGAGTAAGTTTGCTAACTATATTGCGACGGATTACCGTGATGGCGTCAGCTATGCTAAGGTTACAGACGATGTCAAGATAAAGGCTATCGTTACAAGTTCTGACGTTGCGGGTAACATCTATCAGGAGTTAGCTTTACAGGACGCAACAGGTGCTATTATCGTTAGTGTTGCTCAGGGTGGTTTGCATGGTGCACTACCTATCGGCACGGAAGTCTTGGTAAGTCTGAAGGACCTTTACGTTGGCAACTATGGCAAGCAGGCACAGATTGGTGTTCCTTCTGTGAATGCTTCTGGTGCAACAACCATTGGTCGTATCAGCCGTACTGTTTGGGATCAGCACTATAAGATTCTCTCTTCTGGTAATAAGGTTGAACCTACTGAGTTTGCTTCTGGTACTAACGCAACAACTTGGGACCTCGATACTGATGGCGGCAAGTTGGGTATTATTCGTAACGTTAGCTTTAAGAGTAGCAACAGCAGTAAGGTTACTGATACTTTCGCTGATGCTAATGGCGG contains the following coding sequences:
- a CDS encoding DUF5689 domain-containing protein, translating into MKKLKYLMMAAVCVLFASCMGDSYAEPAETGSAPYGNNELTETNVISIAQLKSKFANYIATDYRDGVSYAKVTDDVKIKAIVTSSDVAGNIYQELALQDATGAIIVSVAQGGLHGALPIGTEVLVSLKDLYVGNYGKQAQIGVPSVNASGATTIGRISRTVWDQHYKILSSGNKVEPTEFASGTNATTWDLDTDGGKLGIIRNVSFKSSNSSKVTDTFADANGGAGSVSWTLNEQDGRKVIVYNSNFAKFANSKVPTGKVDIVGIFKRFNNQWEIVIRSLDDIKTAEKVDPFKGLPGKGDGTQANPLDITRALAYAKLNKKDANTYYIKGIISQIDEVSTQYGNARYYLSNDGTSTEQLQVFRGLYLNGDKFTDSSQISVGKKVVILGTLDFYEATSTPQVGRNSKIISIN